Proteins encoded in a region of the Clostridium butyricum genome:
- a CDS encoding alpha/beta hydrolase: protein MYNIENFELEINTLHRKRMIRVYLPSDYSTSINKRYKVIYMHDGHNLFYKETSAFGGIWDIQSAMNKWESEGRDGIIVVGIDCNQDGGRFDEYSPWINENLTEMLPTRNISTGGGEGELYIDFIVKFLKPYIDKKYRTLPDRNNTFIAGSSMGAFISLYAGYKYNDVFSGIGAFSTAAWFKKDSLIEFLNKNFKKGTKVYLDIGTKETSDDNNKDFNNIYLNDTKEIANLFLNLGQDKKDLFLFIDEGANHSEESWKRRFPMFLDYMFQ, encoded by the coding sequence ATGTATAATATTGAGAATTTTGAACTAGAAATTAACACATTACATCGAAAAAGAATGATAAGAGTTTACTTACCATCTGATTATAGTACTTCTATAAATAAGCGCTATAAAGTTATATACATGCATGATGGACATAATTTATTTTATAAGGAAACTTCAGCATTTGGTGGAATATGGGATATTCAATCTGCTATGAATAAATGGGAATCTGAAGGAAGAGATGGTATCATAGTCGTTGGGATAGACTGCAATCAAGATGGTGGAAGATTTGATGAATATTCTCCATGGATAAATGAAAATCTTACTGAAATGCTACCTACTAGAAATATCAGTACTGGTGGTGGTGAAGGTGAACTTTATATAGATTTTATAGTAAAATTTCTAAAACCTTATATTGATAAAAAATATAGAACATTGCCTGATAGAAATAATACATTTATAGCTGGCTCATCTATGGGTGCATTTATATCTTTATATGCAGGATATAAATACAATGATGTTTTCTCTGGTATAGGCGCATTTTCTACGGCTGCCTGGTTTAAAAAAGATAGTCTTATAGAATTTTTAAATAAAAACTTTAAGAAAGGCACTAAAGTTTATTTAGATATTGGAACAAAAGAAACATCTGATGATAATAACAAAGATTTTAACAATATTTATCTTAACGATACTAAGGAAATTGCAAACTTGTTTCTGAATTTAGGACAAGATAAAAAAGATTTATTTTTATTTATAGATGAAGGTGCAAATCATTCAGAAGAATCTTGGAAGAGAAGATTTCCTATGTTCTTGGACTATATGTTTCAATAA
- a CDS encoding alpha/beta hydrolase family protein — protein sequence MFLRKSIIGILSLSMIISTTFIACSNRQENINISEGEIQSLNIEKTVENKYEAEISEFEFGDYTYTSSWGRTMPYNIRGRIAVPKGEGKFPVVFITHGSHENIDESKRFDTGFDYLIKSLAENGYVAVSMDMSKAYIWKYGDNDDTEKSIPMAEKHIEMLKNANEGKNPGYSIDLTNKINFDDLCLAGHSRGGLAVIEIANNEIRKGNNVKGVLLIAPTLNEDIKVGEYDISIIVPQYDGDVASLEGYGIYDSLKKEDRNYLASVTLLERANHNYFNRNIVRNDAEFVMDKYSKEQLTREEQEDFLQNFAVDFFNTSLSKNLKNTMYDLEQPQPNKMYGYDVKVETISGKVTQLVDMKNIENVSSEGSVIEATVDSWFFKDDKTLIDTLTFGNGELKIKPLLNVKWTSENDTVTIKPKTSDFTSSKSLIINLAVDSADELNEKNKSQSFTVQLKDKKQKISNISLPEGINALKYYDGEIGVTPLDNEEIKYWTTKIPLGEVRIPLKDFQNIDLSNIDEVSFLFNKTLSGGILIESIQLQ from the coding sequence ATGTTTTTAAGAAAATCTATAATCGGTATTTTATCACTATCAATGATTATAAGTACAACTTTTATAGCATGCAGCAATAGACAAGAAAATATTAATATATCAGAAGGGGAAATACAATCACTTAATATTGAAAAAACTGTAGAAAATAAATACGAAGCAGAAATTTCAGAATTTGAGTTTGGTGATTATACATACACATCTTCATGGGGACGTACTATGCCCTATAACATAAGAGGAAGAATTGCCGTACCAAAAGGAGAAGGTAAATTTCCAGTTGTATTTATAACACACGGCTCACATGAAAATATAGATGAATCAAAGAGGTTTGATACAGGATTTGATTATCTTATAAAAAGTCTTGCAGAGAATGGATATGTGGCAGTATCTATGGATATGAGCAAGGCATATATATGGAAATATGGAGATAATGATGATACTGAAAAGAGTATCCCAATGGCTGAAAAGCATATTGAAATGCTAAAGAACGCAAATGAAGGTAAAAATCCAGGATATAGCATTGATTTAACAAATAAAATTAATTTTGATGATTTGTGTCTTGCAGGGCACTCAAGAGGGGGATTAGCAGTAATTGAAATAGCAAATAATGAGATACGTAAGGGTAATAATGTAAAGGGAGTTTTATTGATAGCACCTACATTAAATGAGGATATAAAAGTTGGAGAATACGATATTTCAATAATAGTTCCCCAGTATGATGGAGATGTTGCAAGCCTTGAAGGATATGGAATATATGATTCCTTAAAAAAAGAAGATAGAAATTATCTTGCATCAGTGACACTTCTTGAAAGAGCAAACCATAACTATTTTAACAGAAATATTGTGAGAAATGATGCAGAATTTGTAATGGATAAGTATTCAAAAGAACAATTGACAAGAGAAGAGCAAGAAGATTTTTTACAAAATTTTGCTGTAGATTTTTTTAATACATCACTAAGCAAAAATTTGAAAAATACTATGTATGATCTTGAACAGCCACAGCCTAATAAAATGTATGGATATGATGTAAAAGTTGAAACAATAAGTGGAAAAGTTACACAGCTTGTGGATATGAAAAATATAGAGAATGTTAGTTCAGAAGGTTCAGTAATAGAAGCAACTGTAGATTCATGGTTTTTTAAAGATGATAAGACTTTAATAGACACACTTACATTTGGAAATGGAGAATTAAAAATAAAACCCTTATTAAATGTAAAATGGACATCAGAAAATGATACTGTAACTATAAAACCAAAAACAAGTGATTTTACTAGTAGCAAAAGTCTTATAATAAACTTAGCAGTAGATAGTGCAGATGAACTTAATGAAAAGAACAAGTCGCAATCATTCACAGTACAGCTTAAGGATAAGAAGCAAAAGATATCAAATATATCACTTCCTGAAGGTATTAATGCTTTAAAATATTACGACGGTGAGATAGGAGTAACACCTCTTGATAATGAAGAAATAAAGTATTGGACCACAAAAATTCCATTGGGAGAAGTGAGAATACCATTAAAGGATTTTCAGAATATAGATTTAAGTAACATAGACGAAGTATCATTTCTCTTTAACAAGACTTTAAGTGGCGGTATATTAATTGAGTCTATTCAGTTACAATAA
- a CDS encoding cation diffusion facilitator family transporter codes for MEDNRLKIGVRVSINTIIGNLVLSIIKVFCGIVATSAAMIADGIHSFSDVFTTIGVIIGLKLSSKKADKEHPYGHERIESITALFLSIVLFIVALGIGYSGIENIINKNYRVPGFLAIVAAIISILSKEAMYYYTLIYAKKINSTSLKADAWHHRSDSLSSIGALIGIIGARMGYPILDPLVAIVICIIIIKISYDICKQSVNQLIDASASDEKVKTIRRKIINTKGVIKIDNLKTRQYASKLYVDVDISVDSEMSVEEGHSIAMKVHQYIEEDKEIKHCMVHVNPYIVHGNNSYQ; via the coding sequence TTGGAAGATAATAGATTAAAAATTGGAGTAAGGGTAAGTATAAATACCATCATAGGAAATTTAGTTCTTTCTATAATTAAAGTATTTTGTGGAATAGTAGCAACTAGTGCAGCAATGATTGCAGACGGTATTCATTCATTTTCAGATGTATTCACAACCATAGGTGTAATAATAGGATTAAAACTTTCTAGCAAAAAAGCTGATAAAGAGCATCCTTATGGTCATGAAAGAATTGAAAGCATAACAGCTTTATTTTTATCAATTGTATTATTTATAGTAGCACTTGGAATTGGATATTCAGGAATTGAGAACATAATAAATAAAAATTATAGAGTACCAGGATTTCTTGCTATAGTGGCTGCTATAATTTCAATTTTATCTAAAGAAGCCATGTATTATTATACACTAATATATGCTAAGAAAATTAACAGTACATCTTTAAAAGCAGATGCGTGGCATCACAGATCAGATTCATTATCATCAATAGGAGCTTTAATAGGAATTATAGGAGCACGAATGGGGTATCCGATTTTAGATCCATTAGTTGCAATAGTAATTTGTATAATCATAATAAAAATATCTTATGATATATGCAAGCAGAGTGTAAATCAGCTTATAGATGCATCAGCTAGTGATGAAAAGGTAAAGACAATAAGACGAAAGATAATTAATACTAAGGGTGTTATAAAGATTGATAATCTTAAAACACGTCAGTATGCAAGTAAATTATATGTTGATGTAGATATTTCAGTTGATTCTGAAATGTCAGTTGAAGAGGGCCATAGCATTGCAATGAAAGTTCATCAGTATATAGAAGAAGATAAAGAAATAAAACATTGTATGGTTCACGTGAATCCATATATTGTACATGGGAATAATTCATATCAATAG
- a CDS encoding pentapeptide repeat-containing protein, protein MNKGLKISKPKFVDDFKDIEDFYDEIVLSDKIMNKIVDSEIIEGKEEKGMNIDSCIFRNVVFNNCIFKNIDIIDTVFENCDLSNIDFGNGSIERVEFINCKLLGAKFDECMIKDVLFKDCLGKYSNFSFSRLNKVYMNGCNFEEGVFQEVSINKIMFDNTNLLNGVFYNTSLKNVDLTTCEIAGISVGLKDIKGAKVTAIQGLELTRLLEIIIE, encoded by the coding sequence ATGAACAAAGGTTTAAAAATAAGTAAACCAAAATTTGTAGATGATTTTAAAGATATAGAAGATTTTTATGATGAAATAGTACTAAGTGATAAAATAATGAATAAAATAGTTGATAGTGAAATAATAGAAGGTAAAGAAGAAAAAGGTATGAATATTGATTCTTGCATTTTTAGAAATGTGGTATTTAATAATTGTATTTTTAAAAATATAGATATTATTGATACTGTATTTGAAAACTGCGATTTATCAAATATAGATTTTGGAAATGGAAGCATAGAAAGAGTGGAATTTATAAATTGCAAGCTCTTGGGTGCAAAATTTGATGAATGTATGATTAAAGATGTATTATTTAAAGATTGCCTTGGTAAATATTCAAACTTTTCTTTTTCAAGATTAAATAAAGTATACATGAATGGATGTAATTTTGAAGAAGGAGTTTTTCAAGAAGTAAGTATTAATAAAATAATGTTTGATAATACAAATTTACTAAATGGAGTATTTTATAATACAAGTTTAAAAAATGTTGATCTTACAACCTGTGAAATTGCAGGAATAAGCGTTGGATTAAAAGATATAAAAGGTGCGAAAGTTACAGCAATTCAAGGACTAGAACTTACAAGATTGTTAGAGATTATAATAGAATAA
- a CDS encoding ferredoxin, with amino-acid sequence MKAFVDENTCICCGLCEGICSEVFTTDTGVAVAGEVSADNEENVREACDSCPVAAISIEE; translated from the coding sequence ATGAAAGCATTTGTGGATGAAAATACATGTATATGTTGTGGATTATGTGAAGGAATATGCTCAGAGGTATTTACTACCGATACTGGAGTTGCAGTTGCAGGTGAAGTAAGTGCAGATAATGAAGAAAATGTAAGAGAAGCTTGTGATAGCTGTCCAGTTGCAGCTATTTCAATAGAAGAATAA
- a CDS encoding (2Fe-2S)-binding protein — MGNICLCKKVSEEEIVKAVKDGAKTFEEVKEATTAGSGCCNGGRCKSKIIEIIENN, encoded by the coding sequence ATGGGAAATATTTGTTTATGTAAAAAAGTTTCTGAAGAAGAAATTGTAAAAGCAGTTAAAGATGGTGCAAAAACTTTTGAGGAAGTTAAAGAAGCGACTACTGCTGGATCAGGATGTTGCAACGGTGGAAGATGTAAATCAAAAATAATAGAGATAATAGAAAATAACTAA
- a CDS encoding SdrD B-like domain-containing protein has translation MAFLLKHVDKTTVNYDTSFTYTIQASFNGLTLPEINPAVLVDTVPSYIELDFSAVDPVITYSVQTVGLNKVITFNFPPVTDTGIAYEIDLICKFKDGTLNGSTCTNNAQLYLAGSDTPSFTAIAPTVTLSIKAKWDIDKLMTSPVNNNPTPGGYAYYSIFLKNLGDRGAALNNFTIKDTLPAGMTLDPLFVPVVMNQGGGILNPNPPTYVKDPGDTGITWSITQYTGNNLLLIIKVNIDKNVALNTDLTNNVKLIDSEGNVLDYSNQTSKVTSLLPMTGVSKYGPNHSYAGALISYEIYIQNNGNTALTNLVVIDTIPANVTIEKVFPGNFSIRGLGTFPAKTFHLFYTTDDYSVVNPSWTEIGVGFPYGYNPYWTYYNLPTTPNKVTRLKWEFPDADIDFTQSDAPRLNGVVDPTAEPTDTAVNVVNYYADQISPEQTDFTTYLDGVAEINGSKYNHPSGSVIPTDTINYEGFINAWASPIVNPIIVDLLPIEVEYIGNVSVSYAEYFSNQWVWTTLNPVIGSGPQIIVTSDENYNNTGRTRVRIEINPFVLTQRSLMSIRFDTTVKPGVTNTIQNNMLIGNEGKSIAYPPYLDTTDQDGDGITNEQLLITNTVYNNVLFSTKYASDKKVKGALDTNYTQWPDVGNTYNGGPALYKLSFINISNTNYRNIEMVDILPHIGDTGVILNTTSRGSEFPVYLGQNIVAELTPPYQGDPSPTIEIWYSEIYNPERFSESGGTIPGDNDWTKTPPSPITNAKSFKIITTGGTIIRPGQTLNIYVDCVVPLGVNEGLKGWNSFALRGTFTDEDGKDAKLLPVEPEKVGIQVKLPGKDTVTLGDFVWIDANHNGIYDNGEVGINGAVINLYDSNKVFISTTTTTYDSNNNPGYYSFKNIDPGEYYIEFISPNGYVLTVQKANEQNGSKPDRTTGFTDLITTVTTPGSIDMTIDAGVYPSNLLSSVGDFVWIDSHKNGVYDPGEKGQAGVVVTLYDENGIRTDYSAITDSNGKYLIDKVIPQKYYAVFSNIPQDYLFVTAKGYVTNTGVTPKLIDVPSGTFVDTVDAPIAFNDGLIGPPGLPGPSGCCYTYNNLNSIYLDNQEVKRGCTVNLGCSAVNNGEFSSYENNSNYVILNGEGTFMIDYSCYGEFLETPNEKDYIALQLKLNNDFILQGYSYTTENGVLQGEALVNTTGLCGTNRKNILRLVNVSTGDIRINNLNFNIIRIN, from the coding sequence ATGGCATTTTTATTAAAACATGTTGATAAAACAACGGTTAATTATGATACTTCTTTTACCTATACCATTCAGGCTAGTTTTAATGGACTTACACTTCCAGAAATTAATCCTGCTGTTCTTGTAGATACAGTTCCATCCTATATTGAACTAGATTTTTCTGCAGTAGATCCAGTGATAACTTATTCAGTACAAACAGTAGGCTTAAACAAGGTTATTACTTTTAACTTTCCACCGGTAACTGATACAGGTATTGCTTATGAAATAGACTTAATATGCAAATTTAAAGATGGAACATTAAATGGAAGTACTTGTACTAATAATGCTCAGTTATATTTAGCAGGATCAGATACACCATCATTTACTGCAATTGCCCCAACTGTAACATTAAGCATTAAAGCTAAGTGGGATATAGATAAATTAATGACTTCTCCAGTAAATAATAATCCAACTCCAGGAGGGTATGCATACTATTCTATATTTTTAAAAAATTTAGGTGATAGAGGAGCAGCACTTAATAATTTTACAATTAAGGATACTCTTCCAGCTGGTATGACTTTAGATCCACTATTTGTACCTGTTGTAATGAATCAAGGTGGAGGTATTTTAAATCCCAACCCACCAACTTATGTAAAAGATCCAGGAGATACAGGCATTACTTGGAGTATCACTCAGTATACAGGTAATAATTTATTATTAATAATTAAAGTAAATATAGATAAAAATGTAGCTTTAAATACTGATCTTACTAATAATGTTAAGCTTATTGATTCTGAAGGAAATGTACTTGATTATTCAAATCAGACATCTAAAGTTACATCTCTTCTTCCAATGACAGGAGTAAGCAAGTATGGCCCTAACCATAGTTATGCTGGAGCTTTAATAAGCTATGAAATATATATTCAAAACAATGGTAATACTGCCCTTACAAATCTTGTTGTTATAGACACAATTCCAGCCAATGTTACAATAGAAAAGGTCTTTCCAGGAAACTTTTCTATAAGAGGATTAGGAACATTTCCAGCTAAAACATTTCACTTATTCTATACAACAGATGATTATAGTGTAGTAAATCCTTCATGGACAGAAATAGGAGTAGGATTTCCATATGGATATAATCCTTATTGGACATATTATAATCTTCCAACAACACCTAATAAGGTTACAAGACTTAAATGGGAATTTCCAGATGCCGATATAGATTTTACTCAAAGTGACGCACCTCGTTTAAATGGAGTAGTTGATCCAACTGCAGAACCTACGGATACTGCAGTTAATGTTGTTAATTATTATGCTGATCAAATTTCACCAGAACAGACTGATTTTACAACTTATTTAGATGGCGTTGCAGAAATTAATGGTTCAAAATATAATCATCCAAGTGGAAGTGTAATTCCAACAGATACAATAAACTATGAGGGATTTATAAATGCATGGGCATCACCAATAGTAAATCCTATAATAGTTGATTTGCTTCCTATAGAAGTTGAGTATATAGGCAATGTATCTGTTTCATATGCAGAATATTTTTCTAATCAGTGGGTTTGGACAACATTAAATCCGGTTATTGGAAGTGGACCACAGATTATAGTAACAAGTGATGAAAATTATAATAATACTGGAAGAACTAGAGTGAGAATCGAGATAAACCCTTTTGTCTTGACACAGAGAAGTTTAATGAGTATAAGATTTGATACAACTGTTAAACCAGGAGTAACAAATACAATTCAAAACAATATGCTTATAGGGAATGAAGGGAAATCTATAGCTTATCCACCTTATCTTGATACAACAGACCAAGATGGTGATGGAATAACCAATGAACAGCTTTTAATTACTAATACAGTATATAATAATGTATTATTCTCTACTAAATATGCATCTGATAAAAAAGTAAAGGGAGCACTTGATACAAATTACACTCAATGGCCAGATGTTGGAAATACTTATAATGGAGGTCCAGCATTATATAAACTTTCATTTATAAATATAAGTAATACAAATTATAGAAATATTGAAATGGTTGATATATTACCTCATATTGGAGATACAGGAGTAATACTAAATACTACTAGCCGTGGATCAGAATTTCCTGTATATCTTGGTCAGAATATTGTAGCTGAACTTACTCCTCCATATCAAGGAGATCCTTCACCTACAATAGAAATATGGTACTCTGAAATTTACAATCCAGAAAGATTTAGTGAAAGTGGAGGTACAATACCAGGAGATAATGATTGGACAAAAACACCACCATCACCAATTACCAATGCAAAATCTTTTAAAATAATAACAACAGGTGGAACAATAATAAGGCCTGGACAGACACTAAATATATATGTTGACTGTGTAGTACCGTTAGGTGTAAATGAAGGACTTAAAGGTTGGAATTCATTTGCTTTAAGGGGAACTTTTACAGACGAAGATGGAAAAGATGCAAAACTTCTTCCTGTTGAACCTGAAAAAGTTGGAATACAAGTAAAGCTTCCTGGAAAAGACACTGTAACTTTAGGTGATTTTGTATGGATTGATGCAAATCATAATGGTATATACGATAATGGAGAAGTAGGTATAAATGGAGCTGTCATAAATTTATACGATTCTAATAAAGTGTTTATTTCAACAACTACAACAACTTACGATTCAAATAATAATCCAGGATACTATTCATTTAAGAACATTGACCCAGGTGAGTACTATATTGAATTTATATCACCAAATGGTTATGTTTTAACAGTGCAAAAAGCTAATGAACAAAATGGAAGCAAGCCAGATCGTACAACTGGATTTACTGACCTTATAACAACAGTAACAACTCCTGGTTCAATAGATATGACAATTGATGCAGGTGTTTATCCAAGTAATTTACTATCATCTGTAGGTGATTTTGTATGGATTGATTCACATAAAAATGGTGTGTATGACCCAGGAGAAAAGGGTCAGGCTGGTGTTGTTGTAACTTTATATGATGAAAATGGAATAAGAACAGATTATTCTGCAATTACAGATTCTAATGGAAAGTATTTAATAGATAAGGTAATACCACAAAAATACTATGCTGTTTTTTCAAATATACCTCAGGATTATTTATTTGTTACTGCGAAAGGATATGTAACAAACACAGGAGTTACTCCAAAGCTTATAGATGTTCCGTCAGGAACATTTGTTGATACTGTTGATGCACCAATAGCATTTAATGATGGACTAATAGGGCCACCAGGGCTTCCAGGACCTTCAGGATGTTGTTATACGTACAATAACCTAAATAGTATTTATCTAGATAATCAGGAAGTTAAAAGAGGATGTACCGTTAATTTAGGATGTAGTGCAGTTAATAATGGTGAGTTTAGTTCTTATGAGAATAATAGTAATTATGTAATTTTAAATGGAGAAGGAACATTTATGATTGATTACTCCTGTTATGGAGAATTTTTAGAAACTCCAAATGAGAAAGATTATATTGCACTTCAGCTTAAACTAAATAATGATTTTATCCTTCAAGGATATTCTTATACTACCGAAAATGGAGTTTTACAGGGAGAAGCTTTAGTAAATACCACTGGATTATGTGGTACTAATAGAAAAAATATTTTGAGGTTGGTCAATGTAAGTACAGGGGATATAAGAATAAATAATCTAAACTTTAATATTATAAGAATAAATTAG
- a CDS encoding SdrD B-like domain-containing protein, which translates to MFYNKSEDSKTGKKLKYIIKDIKDNAGQLNRGANISISGKVFIDSNRNGSIDPMAQGVDKVVIKLYTEDGQSTEYTTITGADGTYILKDIPSGNYYLIVSNIPNNMIFIEKVLVNPHITKTGISNEIINSNIENFNIPIADNLESRGMQGITGPKGSDSDCATFYSMEFDCQTVPKGDYIELGNRMSGNRYVIDYNNGTCFVKLNRGGVYFITLEGHANFIGYTSIEDYIGIQLKLNEYPLNQGLFYRKDNGTIYISTLVRVEPFKNNYISFQNTGTTDINVDNISLRIWKIS; encoded by the coding sequence ATGTTTTACAATAAATCAGAAGATTCAAAAACTGGTAAAAAATTAAAATATATAATAAAAGATATTAAAGATAATGCAGGTCAATTAAATCGTGGAGCGAATATATCTATTTCAGGAAAGGTATTTATCGATTCCAATAGAAATGGAAGTATTGATCCTATGGCCCAAGGTGTAGATAAAGTGGTAATAAAATTATATACTGAAGATGGACAATCTACTGAATACACTACAATAACAGGAGCTGACGGAACATACATTTTAAAAGATATTCCATCAGGAAATTATTATTTAATTGTTAGTAATATACCAAATAATATGATCTTTATTGAAAAGGTACTTGTTAATCCGCATATAACTAAAACTGGTATATCAAACGAGATTATTAATAGTAATATTGAAAATTTCAATATTCCAATAGCAGATAATTTAGAATCTAGAGGTATGCAAGGCATTACTGGTCCAAAGGGCTCAGATTCAGACTGTGCAACTTTTTATTCTATGGAATTTGACTGTCAGACAGTTCCAAAAGGAGATTACATTGAACTGGGTAATAGGATGTCTGGAAATAGATATGTAATAGATTATAATAATGGTACATGTTTTGTAAAATTAAATCGTGGAGGAGTATATTTTATAACTTTAGAAGGTCATGCAAATTTTATTGGTTATACTTCAATTGAAGATTATATAGGCATACAATTAAAATTAAATGAATATCCTTTAAATCAGGGGTTGTTTTATAGGAAGGATAATGGAACTATTTATATTTCTACTCTTGTTAGAGTTGAGCCTTTTAAAAACAACTATATAAGTTTTCAAAATACAGGAACAACAGATATAAATGTAGATAATATAAGTCTTAGAATATGGAAAATATCCTAA